Proteins from a genomic interval of Niabella soli DSM 19437:
- a CDS encoding cbb3-type cytochrome c oxidase N-terminal domain-containing protein, producing MKRPDLKNQSLLMTTIPLLAQGQPPGAASFTLDVNTLLIIIAVLLLLVIGILGYILIASTDVYRKRKGLKKPGERILKSLLLIMASAGALQVFGQEAAPPAANPFSDASLLRYFLIGVVTLEFIVMFVLIYWIRFFTGIEELQQEKAEAKKKLFKGASSWWGRVNKFKPIEEEHTLDVGHSYDGIRELDNPVPAWFSIAFIASILFGLAYLWRYEVVHSGLNQYEEYEAAVTKGNLQVAAYMKTKGDAVNENTVTMLDAAGIEAGKKFFMNNCTACHGNAGQGGVGPNLTDDYWLHGGSIGNVFHTVKFGVVEKGMMSWKDIFSAEQIAQIASYIKSIHGTNPAGAKAPQGELYKDAPVAAAGNKDSTAQKVK from the coding sequence ATGAAACGACCTGACTTAAAAAATCAATCGCTGCTAATGACCACTATTCCGCTTCTGGCGCAAGGTCAGCCTCCGGGTGCTGCATCGTTTACCCTGGATGTAAACACCTTGCTGATTATTATTGCTGTGCTGCTGTTACTGGTAATAGGGATACTTGGATATATTCTGATAGCTTCCACTGATGTTTACCGGAAACGTAAAGGGCTGAAAAAGCCCGGTGAAAGAATACTGAAATCCCTGCTGCTGATCATGGCTTCAGCCGGGGCCTTACAGGTATTTGGACAAGAGGCGGCGCCGCCGGCCGCGAATCCTTTTTCGGATGCAAGCTTATTGCGTTATTTTCTGATAGGAGTAGTAACGCTGGAGTTTATTGTAATGTTTGTGCTCATTTACTGGATCCGTTTTTTTACCGGTATCGAGGAACTGCAGCAGGAAAAAGCCGAGGCAAAGAAAAAACTGTTTAAAGGCGCTTCATCGTGGTGGGGCCGTGTTAATAAATTTAAGCCGATAGAGGAGGAGCATACACTGGATGTGGGCCATAGTTATGACGGCATCCGGGAGCTGGATAACCCCGTACCAGCCTGGTTTTCCATCGCTTTTATTGCTTCCATCCTGTTTGGGCTTGCCTATCTCTGGCGCTATGAGGTAGTCCATTCCGGACTGAACCAATATGAAGAATATGAAGCTGCGGTAACCAAAGGCAACCTCCAGGTGGCAGCCTATATGAAGACCAAAGGAGATGCTGTTAATGAAAACACGGTTACCATGCTTGACGCAGCGGGAATTGAGGCGGGTAAGAAATTTTTTATGAACAACTGTACGGCCTGTCATGGCAATGCGGGGCAGGGGGGTGTGGGGCCTAACCTGACAGATGATTACTGGCTGCATGGGGGCTCTATCGGGAATGTTTTTCATACCGTCAAGTTCGGTGTGGTGGAAAAAGGAATGATGAGCTGGAAAGATATTTTCTCAGCAGAACAGATCGCCCAGATCGCCAGCTATATCAAATCTATTCACGGTACCAACCCGGCAGGAGCTAAGGCGCCACAGGGTGAGCTATACAAGGATGCCCCTGTAGCGGCAGCCGGGAATAAAGACAGCACAGCACAAAAAGTAAAATGA
- the ccoN gene encoding cytochrome-c oxidase, cbb3-type subunit I: protein MELQQFSYDNRIPKLFAIATITWGVIGMMAGVFAAFQLAFPALNMGLPYTTFGRIRPVHTNAVVFAFVGNAIFTAVYYSMPRLLKTPMWSNLLSKIHFWGWQLIIVSGAITLLLGYTSSKEYAELEWPIDVAITIVWVLFGINMMGTILTRRERHLYVAIWFFIGSWVTIAMLHIVNSLELPVSFMKSYSWYAGVQDALVQWWYGHNAVAFFLTTPFLGIMYYFLPKAANRPIYSYRLSIIHFWSLIFIYIWAGPHHLLNTALPEWAQSLGTALSLMLLLPSWGGMLNGLFTLRGAWDKVREDPVLKFFVVAVICYGMATFEGPMLSLKNVNAISHYSDWTIAHVHIGALGWNGFLTFGMLYWLFPRLFNTKLHSTKLAGTHFLIGTFGMILYAVPMYWAAFRSYFMMSAFTPEGQLQYQFIDVVQSIVPFYILRAIGGSLYLTGVVLMVYNLVKTARQGTFVASEEASAAPLEKSYRAPAQSHWHARIERRPLLLLSLSLVVVAIGGFVEMVPTFLVKENVPTIASVKPYTPLELQGRDIYVREGCNNCHTQMIRPFRYEVARYGEYSKAGEYVYDHPHLWGSKRTGPDLARIGGKYPDSWHFNHMLDPRSMAPGSVMPSYPWLFDDALDEASTNSKIYAMRKLGVPYKEGYEAVAVEDLKRQANEISGRLKKEKISIPGNKEIIALIAYLQRLGTDIKAEGSAQQQP, encoded by the coding sequence ATGGAACTACAGCAATTTAGTTACGATAACCGGATTCCAAAACTGTTTGCCATTGCCACGATCACCTGGGGCGTTATAGGTATGATGGCGGGTGTTTTTGCTGCATTTCAACTGGCCTTTCCGGCATTGAATATGGGCTTGCCCTATACCACGTTTGGCCGGATCCGGCCGGTGCATACCAACGCGGTGGTTTTTGCCTTTGTGGGAAATGCGATTTTCACCGCCGTGTATTATTCGATGCCCCGCCTGTTAAAAACACCTATGTGGAGCAACCTGCTCAGCAAGATACACTTTTGGGGTTGGCAGCTCATCATTGTATCCGGCGCCATCACATTATTGTTGGGCTATACTTCTTCAAAAGAATATGCAGAACTGGAATGGCCAATAGATGTGGCTATAACCATCGTGTGGGTACTGTTCGGTATTAATATGATGGGCACCATCCTTACCCGGCGGGAGCGGCACCTGTATGTAGCCATATGGTTCTTTATCGGCTCCTGGGTTACGATAGCCATGCTGCATATTGTAAATTCTTTGGAGCTGCCTGTTTCATTTATGAAAAGCTACTCCTGGTACGCAGGGGTCCAGGATGCGCTGGTACAGTGGTGGTACGGACATAATGCGGTGGCCTTCTTTTTAACCACCCCATTTTTAGGGATCATGTATTATTTTCTTCCCAAAGCCGCTAACCGGCCTATTTATTCCTATCGGTTAAGCATCATCCATTTCTGGAGCCTGATCTTTATTTATATATGGGCTGGCCCGCACCACCTTTTAAATACTGCATTGCCCGAATGGGCTCAGTCACTGGGCACGGCCCTTTCCCTGATGCTGCTGTTGCCGAGCTGGGGAGGTATGCTGAACGGGCTCTTTACGTTAAGGGGCGCCTGGGATAAGGTTCGGGAGGACCCCGTGCTGAAATTTTTTGTGGTGGCCGTTATCTGCTATGGAATGGCCACTTTTGAAGGCCCTATGCTTTCGCTGAAAAATGTAAATGCCATCTCGCATTACAGCGACTGGACCATTGCGCATGTGCATATCGGCGCATTGGGCTGGAACGGCTTTCTTACCTTCGGTATGTTATACTGGCTTTTCCCAAGATTATTCAACACCAAACTGCATTCTACCAAACTGGCGGGCACGCATTTCCTGATCGGCACTTTTGGTATGATCCTGTACGCCGTGCCCATGTACTGGGCAGCCTTTAGAAGTTATTTTATGATGTCTGCCTTTACACCGGAAGGGCAGTTGCAATACCAGTTTATAGATGTGGTACAATCCATAGTGCCTTTTTATATACTCCGGGCGATCGGAGGCTCGCTTTATCTTACCGGCGTTGTGCTGATGGTGTATAACCTGGTCAAGACCGCAAGGCAAGGTACATTCGTTGCAAGTGAGGAAGCCAGTGCCGCACCGTTGGAAAAGAGCTACAGGGCCCCGGCGCAATCGCACTGGCATGCTCGGATCGAGCGCCGGCCGTTGTTATTGCTGAGCTTAAGCCTTGTTGTGGTGGCTATTGGCGGATTTGTTGAAATGGTACCTACGTTCCTGGTGAAAGAAAATGTTCCCACTATTGCAAGCGTAAAGCCCTACACACCGCTTGAATTACAGGGGCGCGATATTTATGTAAGAGAGGGGTGTAATAATTGTCATACCCAGATGATCCGCCCTTTCCGTTATGAAGTGGCGCGTTATGGCGAATATTCCAAAGCGGGAGAATATGTATATGATCATCCGCACTTATGGGGCAGTAAGCGCACCGGGCCAGACCTGGCCCGTATCGGCGGAAAATATCCTGATAGCTGGCATTTTAATCATATGCTGGACCCCCGATCGATGGCGCCCGGTTCTGTAATGCCTTCTTATCCCTGGTTGTTCGATGACGCGCTAGACGAGGCTTCTACCAATTCAAAGATATATGCCATGCGCAAATTGGGAGTTCCCTACAAAGAGGGCTATGAAGCAGTAGCTGTGGAGGATCTGAAACGCCAGGCCAATGAAATAAGCGGCCGGCTAAAAAAGGAGAAAATAAGCATCCCCGGTAATAAGGAGATCATTGCACTTATTGCCTACCTGCAGCGCCTCGGCACTGATATCAAGGCGGAAGGCAGTGCGCAGCAACAACCCTGA
- the ccoS gene encoding cbb3-type cytochrome oxidase assembly protein CcoS yields the protein MSIIIITAIGSLLIALLFLAGLLWSIKDGQYEDEYSPPHRILFDEKKQKNK from the coding sequence ATGAGCATTATTATCATAACCGCCATTGGCAGCTTGTTGATTGCCCTTCTGTTCCTGGCAGGATTGCTGTGGAGCATAAAAGATGGACAGTATGAAGATGAGTACTCACCGCCCCACCGTATTTTATTTGACGAGAAAAAACAAAAAAATAAATAA
- a CDS encoding heavy metal translocating P-type ATPase, translated as MIEKEVHTKIYCHHCGDLCPDEGIQAEGNFFCCNGCRMVFEVLSEKDLCAYYDLNQYPGKPQGRLPRKDRFAFLEKEEIINSLVSFSDEQQTHATFSIPYMHCSSCLWLLENIGKMQPGILTSRVNFSEKTVFIIFDNKKCSLRNVVETLTMIGYEPCLDLNTHPKDKPRPIKNKRTLAISVAGFCFANLMMLSLPEYFSLGGYLEERIGHVFRYISLLLVLPVFFYSAREFFINAWAGLRTARLNIDFSIALALLLTFSRSCYNLFFLDGATYFDSLSGIVFFMLIGRWAQEKTQRSLVFNRDYSSFFPISVNLIKGERIMPTPISALKKNDIIEVYDQEIIPADSLLLQGKAMVDYSFVTGETLAKPVEQGAVLYAGGRQIGERLELMVLKPSNQGYLANLWNKEAPDKEKKQHERLHKTSNYFTLAVLLLTAGSALYWFLNGNAGAGWRVLTTTLIVACPCALLLAATFTNGHVLRMYKKAGLYLKNASVIRSLADINHIILDKTGTITNSNGFTVMYQGRPLTDEECCWAASLLKHATHPLSRAVAAYLGTRNSTPVKHFKNQPGKGIEGWIAERHLKIGSRSFVLGKPDTEAMNATRVFLKIDGATIGFFELQNSYRGDMASFLKRLQQKGTVSILSGDNNAELTRLQELLGADADIRFYQSPDDKYEAVCFLQQRNQKKVLMVGDGLNDAGALQQSDVGIAVSESAKTFTPASDAILDGAAVTQLDQILYLAKKSGNVVRVAFLVSIVYNIVGLYFALQGQLSPVVAALLMPLSSVSIILLTLFLSEWYGRKLKPVNA; from the coding sequence TTGATTGAAAAAGAAGTCCATACTAAAATATACTGTCATCATTGCGGAGACCTTTGTCCCGATGAAGGGATACAGGCCGAGGGCAATTTTTTTTGCTGCAACGGCTGCCGGATGGTATTTGAGGTTTTAAGCGAAAAAGATCTTTGCGCTTATTACGATCTGAACCAATATCCGGGAAAACCGCAGGGCCGGCTGCCGCGGAAAGACCGGTTTGCTTTTCTTGAAAAGGAGGAAATAATAAATAGCCTGGTGTCTTTCTCCGACGAACAGCAAACACACGCCACTTTCAGTATCCCGTATATGCATTGCAGCAGTTGTTTGTGGCTGTTGGAGAATATAGGGAAAATGCAGCCCGGTATTCTTACTTCCCGGGTGAATTTTTCTGAAAAAACGGTTTTTATCATTTTTGATAATAAAAAATGTTCACTCCGGAACGTAGTGGAAACGCTGACGATGATTGGTTATGAGCCCTGCCTGGATCTGAATACCCACCCAAAAGACAAACCCCGGCCAATAAAAAACAAGCGCACGCTGGCCATCAGCGTCGCCGGTTTTTGTTTTGCCAACCTCATGATGTTAAGCCTGCCCGAATATTTTTCCCTGGGTGGCTACCTGGAAGAAAGAATAGGACATGTTTTCCGGTATATTAGTTTGTTGCTGGTACTGCCGGTGTTTTTTTATTCGGCGCGGGAATTCTTTATAAATGCCTGGGCCGGTCTCAGGACAGCCCGCTTGAATATCGACTTTTCGATCGCCCTGGCCTTGCTGCTTACTTTTTCCAGGAGTTGCTATAATTTGTTTTTTCTGGATGGGGCCACCTATTTTGACAGTTTAAGCGGCATTGTTTTTTTTATGCTGATCGGGCGCTGGGCCCAGGAAAAAACACAGCGATCCTTGGTGTTCAACAGGGACTATAGTTCCTTTTTTCCGATATCTGTAAACCTGATAAAAGGGGAAAGGATAATGCCGACACCGATCAGTGCGCTGAAAAAGAACGATATTATCGAGGTGTACGATCAGGAGATCATTCCTGCCGACAGCCTGTTGTTGCAGGGGAAGGCAATGGTTGATTATAGTTTTGTAACCGGTGAAACCCTTGCCAAACCTGTAGAACAGGGCGCTGTTTTGTATGCAGGAGGCAGGCAAATAGGGGAGCGTCTCGAATTAATGGTCTTAAAGCCCTCCAACCAGGGATACCTTGCAAACCTCTGGAATAAAGAGGCTCCGGATAAAGAAAAAAAGCAGCACGAGCGGTTGCATAAAACCAGCAACTATTTTACCCTGGCGGTATTGCTGCTGACGGCCGGCAGCGCGCTTTACTGGTTTTTAAATGGTAATGCCGGCGCCGGATGGCGCGTGCTTACCACAACCCTCATTGTTGCCTGCCCCTGTGCCCTGTTGCTCGCCGCTACTTTTACGAATGGCCATGTGCTGCGGATGTATAAAAAAGCAGGCCTCTATTTAAAAAATGCCAGTGTTATCCGCTCGCTGGCGGATATTAACCACATTATCCTGGATAAAACAGGAACTATTACCAATAGTAATGGGTTTACTGTAATGTACCAGGGCCGCCCGCTAACAGACGAAGAATGCTGCTGGGCGGCTTCGTTGCTTAAACATGCCACCCATCCGCTAAGCAGGGCAGTGGCTGCTTATCTGGGCACCCGGAATAGCACTCCCGTAAAGCATTTTAAGAACCAGCCGGGCAAAGGGATTGAAGGCTGGATTGCAGAACGGCATTTGAAGATCGGCAGTCGCTCTTTTGTTTTAGGCAAGCCAGACACGGAAGCGATGAATGCCACGCGGGTCTTTCTTAAAATTGATGGCGCTACGATCGGGTTTTTTGAGTTGCAGAACAGCTACCGGGGGGATATGGCTTCCTTTTTGAAACGATTGCAGCAAAAGGGCACCGTATCTATACTTTCGGGGGATAATAATGCGGAGCTGACCCGGCTGCAGGAGCTGCTGGGCGCTGATGCCGACATCCGTTTTTACCAGTCGCCAGACGATAAATATGAAGCCGTTTGTTTCTTGCAACAACGTAACCAGAAAAAAGTATTAATGGTGGGCGATGGCCTGAACGATGCCGGTGCATTGCAACAGAGCGATGTGGGGATCGCCGTTTCGGAAAGCGCTAAAACCTTTACCCCCGCCTCAGATGCTATCCTGGACGGCGCTGCTGTAACGCAATTGGACCAGATATTGTACCTGGCAAAAAAATCCGGGAACGTGGTGCGTGTCGCCTTCCTGGTATCTATAGTGTATAATATCGTGGGTTTATATTTTGCGCTGCAGGGGCAGCTTTCGCCGGTTGTTGCAGCGCTGCTGATGCCGCTGAGCTCGGTAAGTATTATACTGCTTACCCTTTTTCTTTCCGAATGGTATGGGAGAAAATTAAAGCCTGTTAACGCATGA
- a CDS encoding PAS domain-containing sensor histidine kinase: MSTAAQKGQDSYRYEAFFNQASVGIIIVNSKAAIQSANPFALNLFGYTLNELLQQSIEVLIPMRYHTKHVTHRTTYAHHPKSRPMGVGMDLYAIKKDGSEFPVEVSLSNYNDAGEEFVIAFVNDISIRKKAEEEIEELNNKLEFTVEQRTKELKVAMDELKESKDELSGLLEREKELGELKSKFVSIASHEFRTPLSTILSSAYLIEKYTGAGADDLSKRERHLQRIVSSVQLLTDILNDFLSVGKIEEGKIQVRLSDFNIREVILGVAREMEINLKKEQRFVYNHEGREEVHLDPSLLKHILINLLSNASKFSPDNGLITIRSTVDDSSVLLSIADKGIGISREDQRHLTERFFRAANAGNIQGTGLGLHIISKYTELMNGSIQCISELDMGTEFIIRFPNNTTV; encoded by the coding sequence ATGAGTACTGCAGCACAAAAAGGCCAGGACAGTTATCGCTATGAAGCGTTTTTTAATCAGGCTTCCGTTGGCATTATTATAGTAAACAGTAAGGCAGCCATTCAATCGGCCAACCCGTTTGCCTTAAACCTGTTCGGGTATACCTTGAATGAACTGCTGCAACAGTCGATCGAAGTTTTGATCCCGATGCGGTACCATACCAAACATGTTACCCACCGTACTACCTATGCGCATCACCCCAAAAGCAGGCCCATGGGTGTAGGCATGGATCTGTATGCCATAAAAAAAGATGGCAGCGAATTCCCGGTGGAGGTTAGCTTAAGCAACTACAATGACGCCGGGGAAGAGTTTGTGATCGCGTTTGTCAACGATATATCCATACGAAAGAAAGCCGAGGAAGAGATCGAAGAATTGAATAACAAACTGGAATTTACGGTAGAGCAGCGTACGAAGGAACTGAAGGTGGCTATGGACGAATTGAAAGAATCAAAAGATGAGCTTTCGGGCTTGCTGGAACGGGAAAAAGAATTGGGGGAACTGAAATCGAAGTTCGTATCCATCGCCTCACATGAATTCAGAACCCCGTTGAGTACTATTTTATCCTCGGCCTACCTTATAGAAAAGTATACAGGCGCCGGCGCAGATGACCTTTCCAAGCGGGAACGCCATCTGCAACGGATTGTATCTTCCGTACAATTGCTTACCGATATTCTGAACGATTTCTTAAGCGTTGGCAAAATAGAAGAAGGAAAAATACAGGTCCGGCTTTCTGATTTCAATATCCGGGAGGTGATCCTGGGCGTTGCCCGCGAGATGGAGATCAATTTAAAAAAAGAGCAACGGTTTGTTTACAACCATGAAGGACGGGAGGAAGTGCACCTCGACCCTTCCCTGTTAAAACATATCCTTATAAACCTGCTGTCCAATGCCAGTAAATTTTCTCCGGACAATGGGTTGATCACGATACGAAGTACTGTGGATGACAGTTCCGTATTGCTCTCCATTGCTGATAAGGGTATTGGCATTTCACGCGAAGACCAGCGGCATTTAACAGAGCGCTTTTTCCGCGCCGCCAATGCAGGAAACATCCAGGGCACCGGGTTAGGTCTGCATATTATTTCAAAGTACACAGAGCTCATGAACGGTTCTATACAATGTATAAGTGAACTGGATATGGGCACGGAGTTTATCATCAGGTTTCCCAACAATACCACAGTATAA
- a CDS encoding response regulator, producing the protein MKTILLIEDNDDIRNNTAEILELSNYNVIAAENGKTGVEKAIEHTPDLIICDIMMPVLDGYGVLHALHRNETTKNIPFIFLTAKTERSDLRKGMELGADDYITKPFTGTELLNAVDGRLKKMDLLKQDFAAGLEGLQQLLKASDSKAALISLTEDRNINRYRKKQVIYSEGNHPSRLYYVLKGKVKAYRTNDDGKELITELFNTGDFLGYVALLEGTAYKDTTETLEDTELAVVPKEDFAELISNNSAVAQKFIQMLAKNVSAKEEQLLRLAYNSLRKKVADALLLLEKKYRQNNEEHFVIIISREGLASIAGTATESLIRTLSDFRSEKLIDIKSGGIEILNHKKLENLLN; encoded by the coding sequence ATGAAAACGATTTTATTGATTGAAGACAATGACGACATCCGGAATAATACGGCTGAAATTCTCGAGTTATCCAATTACAACGTCATTGCTGCGGAAAATGGGAAAACAGGCGTGGAAAAAGCCATCGAGCACACCCCGGATCTGATCATCTGTGATATTATGATGCCCGTTCTCGATGGCTATGGGGTGTTGCATGCACTGCATAGAAATGAGACCACCAAGAATATTCCTTTTATTTTTCTAACAGCAAAAACAGAGCGCAGTGACTTACGGAAGGGAATGGAACTGGGCGCAGATGATTATATCACCAAACCTTTTACCGGAACGGAACTACTGAATGCCGTGGACGGCAGGTTAAAAAAAATGGACCTGCTCAAACAGGACTTTGCTGCCGGGCTGGAGGGGTTGCAGCAATTGCTGAAAGCATCTGACAGCAAAGCGGCTTTAATTTCTTTAACCGAAGATCGCAATATTAATAGATACCGGAAAAAACAGGTTATCTATTCCGAGGGCAACCATCCCAGCCGGTTGTATTATGTTTTAAAAGGAAAAGTAAAAGCCTATCGGACCAACGACGATGGCAAAGAATTGATAACCGAACTATTTAATACAGGCGATTTTTTAGGATATGTAGCGTTACTTGAAGGAACTGCCTATAAGGATACAACGGAAACACTGGAGGATACAGAATTAGCCGTTGTGCCTAAAGAAGATTTTGCGGAATTAATTAGCAACAACAGTGCTGTGGCACAAAAATTTATCCAGATGCTTGCGAAAAATGTATCGGCGAAAGAAGAGCAACTGCTGCGACTGGCCTATAATTCTCTCCGTAAAAAAGTAGCAGATGCGCTGCTGCTGCTTGAAAAAAAGTATCGACAAAACAATGAAGAGCATTTTGTTATTATCATCAGCCGGGAAGGCCTTGCTTCTATTGCCGGAACGGCGACCGAATCCCTGATACGTACACTGAGTGATTTCCGCAGCGAGAAACTGATCGACATTAAATCCGGGGGCATTGAAATTCTCAATCATAAAAAACTGGAAAACCTGCTCAACTAA
- a CDS encoding nitric-oxide reductase large subunit yields the protein MKPEKLWTWLTVVIIASFAVLLYFGVDIYRKIPPIPDKVMTTDGEVLSTGQDIKDGQNVWQSIGGQTVGSIWGHGAYIAPDWTADYLHREASLLLEELAKKDGKTYSELPDEEQARYEILLKKELRTNTFDEKANAIIISPERAKVHKQLREYYAKLFMGDPSMAKLRDAYAIPVNTIKDSSRMNQMTAFFSWSTWVCVTDRPGSDISYTNNWPHEPLVGNTPSGSLFLWSGFSVLMLLTCLGILVLYHARNKDEEMSEKLPLEDPLRDMKPTPSMKATLKYIWIVALLILVQMLSGVITAHYGVEGSAFYGIPLDRFLPQSVSRSWHVQLAIFWIATSWLATGLYIAPAVSGYEPKYQKLGVNILFGALLVVVLGSLAGEWLGIMQKLGLVDNFLWGHQGYEYIELGRIWQILLLIGLVLWLVLMLRALLPALRRKDESRHLLTLFVVASVAIALFYGAGLMYGRQTHLAIAEYWRWWVVHLWVEGFFEVFATVVAGFLFTRLGLLRLKSATSAVLFSTIIFLAGGILGTFHHLYFSATPTAVLALGATFSALEIVPLVLIGYEAYHNYQLSKSTKWIKAYKWPIYCFIAMCFWNFLGAGIFGFAINPPIALYYIQGLNTTAVHGHAALFGVYGILGIGLMLFVLRGLYPERQWNDKLIGWAFWLTNIGLLVMVTISLLPIGIMQSAASIKNGYWYARSAEFMQTDIMHFLRWMRVPGDILLAIGELLLVIFIIGLKFGWSLKEKR from the coding sequence ATGAAACCAGAAAAATTATGGACCTGGCTGACAGTCGTTATCATTGCGTCTTTTGCGGTGCTCTTATACTTTGGAGTAGATATTTACCGTAAGATCCCCCCGATCCCGGATAAGGTAATGACCACTGATGGCGAAGTGCTGAGCACCGGACAGGATATAAAAGACGGGCAGAATGTGTGGCAGTCCATCGGAGGACAAACCGTTGGAAGTATATGGGGGCATGGGGCTTATATTGCGCCGGACTGGACAGCAGACTATCTGCATCGGGAAGCATCCTTATTACTGGAAGAACTGGCAAAAAAAGATGGCAAAACCTATAGCGAACTACCCGACGAAGAACAGGCCCGGTATGAGATCTTATTAAAAAAAGAACTGCGCACCAATACTTTTGATGAAAAAGCCAATGCTATTATCATTTCACCTGAACGGGCCAAGGTGCATAAGCAATTGAGGGAATATTACGCCAAACTCTTTATGGGCGATCCTTCAATGGCAAAATTACGGGACGCATATGCCATTCCCGTTAATACTATTAAGGATAGTAGTCGCATGAATCAAATGACGGCTTTCTTTTCATGGAGTACCTGGGTTTGTGTTACCGATCGCCCCGGCAGTGACATATCGTACACAAATAACTGGCCGCATGAGCCACTGGTAGGCAATACCCCCTCGGGTTCGTTGTTCCTGTGGTCCGGGTTCAGCGTGTTGATGCTTTTAACCTGTTTAGGGATCCTGGTACTATACCATGCCCGGAACAAGGACGAAGAAATGAGCGAAAAGCTTCCATTGGAGGACCCCCTGCGCGATATGAAGCCCACCCCTTCTATGAAAGCCACTCTTAAATATATCTGGATCGTTGCGCTGTTAATCCTGGTGCAAATGTTATCAGGAGTTATTACGGCGCATTACGGTGTGGAAGGAAGCGCTTTTTATGGTATACCGCTGGATCGTTTTCTGCCGCAATCTGTATCGCGAAGCTGGCATGTGCAGTTGGCTATTTTCTGGATCGCTACTTCCTGGCTTGCCACCGGCTTGTACATTGCGCCTGCCGTTTCCGGCTATGAGCCCAAATATCAAAAATTAGGGGTAAACATATTATTCGGGGCCTTATTGGTTGTTGTACTGGGATCGCTTGCCGGAGAATGGCTGGGTATTATGCAAAAGCTGGGCCTTGTGGATAATTTCCTCTGGGGTCATCAGGGATACGAATATATTGAACTGGGAAGGATCTGGCAGATTTTGCTGTTGATCGGGTTAGTGCTTTGGCTGGTGCTGATGTTGCGGGCCCTGCTTCCGGCATTAAGAAGAAAAGATGAAAGCCGGCACCTGCTGACCCTCTTTGTTGTGGCTTCAGTAGCCATCGCATTATTTTATGGAGCCGGGCTCATGTACGGTCGGCAAACACATTTGGCTATTGCTGAATACTGGAGATGGTGGGTCGTGCATCTTTGGGTAGAAGGGTTCTTCGAGGTCTTTGCTACTGTAGTGGCCGGTTTCCTGTTTACACGATTGGGGCTGCTGCGACTAAAATCAGCTACCAGCGCCGTGTTGTTCTCAACCATCATATTTCTTGCGGGTGGTATCCTGGGCACCTTTCACCACCTGTATTTCTCCGCAACACCAACAGCCGTTCTGGCATTGGGCGCTACGTTCAGTGCATTGGAAATTGTTCCATTGGTGCTGATTGGCTATGAGGCGTATCACAACTATCAGCTCAGCAAATCAACCAAATGGATCAAAGCCTACAAATGGCCTATCTACTGTTTTATTGCGATGTGTTTCTGGAACTTCCTGGGAGCGGGGATTTTTGGTTTTGCCATTAACCCGCCGATTGCATTGTATTATATCCAGGGATTGAACACCACTGCAGTGCACGGTCATGCTGCATTATTTGGTGTATACGGCATCCTGGGAATAGGATTAATGTTGTTCGTATTAAGAGGTCTATACCCCGAACGACAATGGAACGACAAGTTGATAGGATGGGCGTTCTGGCTCACCAACATTGGATTGCTGGTTATGGTAACCATCAGTCTTTTGCCCATTGGTATTATGCAATCGGCGGCATCGATTAAAAACGGGTATTGGTATGCCCGCTCGGCGGAATTTATGCAGACGGACATTATGCATTTTCTGCGCTGGATGCGGGTACCGGGCGATATCCTGCTGGCAATAGGAGAACTATTACTCGTGATATTCATCATCGGGCTAAAGTTCGGCTGGTCGCTAAAAGAAAAGCGGTAA